In Malus sylvestris chromosome 2, drMalSylv7.2, whole genome shotgun sequence, the genomic stretch CAGGCCAGAGTCCAAACTtcatctttcttcctcctttctctATCATTCGGTCATTCATTTATGTTCATAAAATCCCAGATCACAACCGGCACTGCAATGATTACTTGCCCTTTCTACCTTCATTCCTTTCGGAAACAAATCCCCTTTCTCCCATAAACGTCTCCCCAAAATTCAATTCCCACTTCCAATTTTAGGCATTTGTCTCACATTAACAAAAATCCCCAAATCCCCAAATCCCCAGAATCCCAAtccccccttctctctctctctctctctctctctctcttcaaataTGCATCCTAATCCTATCCCACTCTTCCCACTTACTCCACCTTCCCACCTCCCAAACACCTTCCAATGGCGAAACCCACCCACCAATCCCGACCCTGCACCGACGGGTTTTCCTTCCTCGCTGGCCTATTCATCGCCCTTTTCTCCGTCTGGTTCTTCTGGTGCTTCATCGCCATGTACCATCACAAACCCAATTTCGGATTCCTCCCTTTTCCTATACCCGGCTCGGGATACGCCACCCACGACCCGAATCCACAACCCGACCCGATCGACACTACATTCTACGACGACCCGGAACTGAGCTACTTCATAGAAAGCCCGGTCAGGAACTGGGACCAGAAGCGGCGCGTTTGGCTGGACCTACATCCGTCGCTCGCTTCCGGGTCGCGGAACCAGGTCCTCCTCGTCACCGGATCGCAGCCGTCCAAGTGTAAGAACCCGATTGGCGATCATCTTCTTCTGAGGCTGTTCAAGAACAAGGTGGACTACTGTCGTTTACATGGACACGAGATTTTCTACAACAACGCGCACTTGCATCCCAAGATGGACTCCTATTGGGCCAAGCTTCCGGTTATTCGGGCCGCGATGCTGGCCCACCCGGAAGCCGAATGGATCTGGTGGATAGATTCAGATGCGGTTTTTACGGACATGGAATTTAGGGTTCCGTTGGGCCGGTATGAAAATCACAACCTTGTAGTCCACGGTTGGCCCAATATGGTTTATGGGGACAAAGATAATAAAAGTTGGACCGGGCTTAATGCCGGGGTGTTGTTAATTCGAAATTGTCAATGGTCCATGGACTTAATTGATGAATGGGCCTCGATCGGCCCACAGACCTCGGATTTTGAAAACTGGGGCCGAATATTGACATCGGTATTCAAGGACAAGCCGTTCCCACTCCCAGACGATCAATCCGCTCTGATTTACTTGCTCTTCACGGATGAGGAGAGGTGGGGGAAAAAGACTTATTTGGAGTGGGAGTACTACTTGGAAGCTTATTGGATAGGGGTAGTGGGGAAGTACGATAACTTCACCGAGAGTTACGCCGAGACGGAGCGAAACGACAGCGGTTTGAGAAGGAAACATGCGGAGAAAGTGAACGAGTGGTACGGTGCGAAAAAAGAGACGTATCTTAAGGGGCGCGTGAGGAGACCGTTTGTGACGCATTTTACCGGGTGTCAACCGTGCAGCGGAGAGCACAATCCACAGTATACCGGGGATTCGTGTTGGGACGAGATGAATAGGGCTTTGAATTTCGCGGATAATCAAGTACTTCGAAATTATGGTTTTGTGCACCTTGATTTGAGTTCGTCAACTGTTTCTGTTATGTTGTaacgtttgattaattaattaaattgtgGGGTTTTAAATTATAGAAAGATAATAAGCGTAGTTGTGTTTTTGTTGGTTGTACATGTTGTATTTGATGAAATATGTCCCCTACAAGTAATCATATTTTATTGAGAAtaaaaaaatcggaaaaaacAATGTATTTGATTTCAAGTTTCAACTAATGATCCTTAGATTTCGTGGAGTGTAGAAGCGAAGGTCTGTAATATATTATGAAATGGGAAATGCTGCCAAATTAGAAAACTTTGGTCAATAAAAAACACATGATTATTGGTTTGTAAGTGGTCACTATTTATAAACAATGTGTCATTCTTGATTGGTGTAACGATcacatttggaaaaaaaaattccgtttaatttttttctttcccaaaGGTAAGAATTTCATTATACTTGTCAACAATGTAGTGgtgtaattttataaaatataaagGATTACAAAGGCAAGAAGGGTCCCACTTCAGACAATATTAAACAGGTTAAAAAACTACTTATGTAAGTGATTATGTTGCGAATCTTCTGACATTGGTATCTGTTAGTGTTAATCTCCACTGtttacttatggttttggttgtttttcTGTATAAGTATATTAATAAGACTGACCCATACTAATATGAAGATTAGTAttattaatttgtaattttaaaaCATTATCTCCAGTTTTCATGTAAGATGCTTCACCTTGTAGTTATTATGTTTCCTTACCATGTGCTTACCAGTCAACAAATTGAGCTAGgtgtggctttttttttttttctttttttttttcactatcATTAAACATTTATTGTTGGTCTGATTGCTTGTCTAGCGATCCCTTCTAGCTGTCATCGAGAGTTCGGATTTGAGATGCTAAACTCTGTTGTTTTTCAATGCTAATCATTTTTTATTAAGAACTTGTAATTTTGATGGTTAAGATTATTTATATCTGTATATGAACTAAAGTCTAACTTCCCCTTCACAATGTAATTTGTATATAGAAAATGggggaaagaaaaaaactatttttgtagggaaaaaaaaagctaaattGAATATTACAaaatcttctctttttttttttgttggttataACTAGGGGAAAATGTAACTCTGAACTCATGCTTATGTTAACTCATTGCAGTTGCACCATCATCTGGAGAGACTTTTTTGTGTATCCAGAACATAAggtggtacatcatgtgttatAAAGTGGAGACATTGAAAAGGGTAATGCTAATTGGGATGGAATTTATTATCAAATTACCGTGTCAACGGAATTGTTAACTGTACCATACCGATATTGTGTCAATTGTAATGGCACGGTATTGTATTAaaccgatttttttttatacggTATTGATATTTGATAACATTACTAATGATATTATTGTACTGtaccaaaaaatataaatatatattacataatttatatatgtaaatatttaGTAAAAATCCATTATTGCCTCTCATTCCTTTGGAGCATAATATGGGACATATCAATCTTATCGTTTACTTATATTATAATACGTTATGTATCATTTTTGTGTTCCGGATACACATCAAAATTTATCCATCATTTATATTACtatcttatgaatataagtaaACTAATTATGAACTTGAAGTTTTCTTTATACACGTGGTATGGCGAGAATCAGATACAAAACCCTCAAATGGAGGAATAAACACTTTGACGATTTGAACTAGAGATTATGTGACAATAATTTGCATTGGTGGGTTGCAATTTTATAAGCTTAAAATCTCATGTTCATCACTTGTTTGAATGTTGCCACCTGTCTGGGTAATTATCAATCAACATCATAACTAATTCAATTCAACACTATGCCAACTCTATTTGCCAAACCAATTCCTTCCAAATAAAAGAAATCCTTTTacagaatttttaaaaaaaatttaaaagtaaaattctGCATGAATTCTCTGTCAACTTATGTTTTCAACACAATTTTTATAAcgatatataaatatattatgtcaaaaataaaaaatgttgaaaaattcataaaaaatcttacttttgaaaaaatttccaaaacatttaTCTCCAATAATATAAGTTTTAGATTTCCTTTTCATTCCAAACAAGTCCATGTTCATTATTAATATCACAATAAAGTGCACCTAAATGACCATAATACCTTCCTTCATTCCTTTCTTGTGAGTCGCACCCACACTGTAAAGTAACGTGGTGTGGGTCATAAAAGTAAAAGCGACAAAATTCTAATTTCTACCCACGAAGGTGCCGGTTCATAAACACATACATACACGTGTCTGCTTGATCAAGGTGTAGGCCAGACAAAGGGACCCAACGAATGCCGTAGATCGTGGCGCACTTTAGCATCTTCAGCGCTACTAAACCGACTATGCACTCTACACTCCCCCCACTTCTCAAACCCTTCTGCTAAACATATCCAGAGGACCAGAATAGAAGCTGTACGAAACCCTTCATCGATGGACGCAAAACGACACCGTTAACAACCCAGCCCTGTCGCATTTTCCATTTCCAATGCTCTCCCCTGAGTTGCCTCAAATGTCGAAACCCTATGCCAGAGCAAGGCCGTCTTCCTGGGTCGCCGACGGACTGCTTTTCTTCGGCGGCGCATTTATcgctcttctcctcctcctcactCTCTGGACTTTCGTAACCCCTTCTTCCATCCCCAATTTCAACCGCACGGTCGCTCCGCCGCCAACCGCTGCTGAACCCGATCAATGCGCCGACGACGCTGACCTCCGCCGGGACCCCCGGAACCGGACCTTCTACGATGACCGGGAGGTCCGGTACACGCTCGGACAGCCGGTTCGGGACTGGGACGAGAAGCGGCGGCAGTGGCTGCTGCACCACCCGTCGTTGGCGTCGGGAGCGGGGGAAAGGATTCTGATGGTGACGGGATCCCAGCCGTCCGCGTGTAAAAATCCTATCGGCGATCATCTCCTCCTGAGATTCTTCAAGAACAAGGTGGACTACTGTAGAATCCACGGCCACGAAATCTTCTACAACAACGCGTTGCTGCACCCGCGGATGGGGAACTACTGGGCCAAGCTCCCCGTAATCCGGGCCGCCATGGTGGCCCACCCGGAGGCCGAGTGGATCTGGTGGGTCGACTCGGACGCGTTGTTCACCGATATGGAGTTCAAGCTCCCGCTGGACCGGTACAAAAACCACAACCTCATCGTCCACGGGTGGACGCACCTGGTAATGGAGACGCACAGCTGGACCGGGCTCAATGCTGGGGTGTTCTTAATCCGGAACTCCCAGTGGGCCATGGATTTCCTCGAGGTGTGGGCCAGCATGGGCCCGCAGACGCCGGAGTACGAGAAGTGGGGGGAGACCCTCCGGTCAACGTTCAAGGACAAGGCGTTCCCGGAGTCGGACGATCAGACGGGCCTGGCTTACTTGATCTACAGGGAGAAGGAGAAATGGGGGGACAAGATTTATCTGGAGAGCGAGTATTATTTCGAAGGGTACTGGGCGGAGATCGTGGGGACGCTGGATAAGATCGAGGCCAGGTACGACGAGATAGAGAGAGGGGAGGAGGACAATGCGGTGCGTTTGAGGAGGAGGCACGCGGAAAAGGTGAGCGAACAGTACGGTGCGTATAGGGAGGAGTACTTGCGTGAGGCGGGGTACGGGAAGGGGAGCTGGAGGCGGCCGTTCGTCACGCACTTTACGGGATGCCAGCCGTGCAGCGGAATGCACAACGAGATGTATTCCGGGGAGTCGTGCTGGGACGGGATGCGGAAGGCGTTGAATTTCGCGGATAACCAGGTGCTGCGTAAATATGGGTACGTGCACCCGAGCGCGGGGGAGAGTGCTGCCACTCCGGTGCCGTTTGATTACCCGGCCGAGTTTTGAAAAGGTGCAGATTAGCATATAGCTTTTGTTtgattgcttttgcttttggcttttgtttattCGGCTTTTGTAAAAGGTGGATTTATTAATCAATTACTTATGCTGATTGGATTCATTGGATGATGAAAGCTGTTGACTGATTTGTTGACTAAATTGTATGGAAAGTGACTAAATTATTGGATCTGTCTTATGAGCGGGGAAGTGTTTGGCCATGCAAAAGGTATATAGGGGAGttgttgatgatgatgacaatttgggaaaaccctaatgatatcTTAATCGTTGTTAGGAATGATGATAAATATACTTGTTTTTTTAATGGGGAGTTCAAGACTTGGAAGTTATATCAAACAAGGATGGAAACACAGACGAATCTTAATTTCTCATCACTGTTTTATTAGGGGTTTGGTGTCACATAGCTACCTTACCTACCCTCGTTTACTTTGCGTTGTATCAATTGATTCTTTAGCTTTCACATCTCCGTTGGCGGATCCACCTAGGGGCCGCCAAGGCTTCCAATTGCCCTACTGCCCACCGTTATTGCTACACATGATATCGTCCAAGTTCTTTTGATCTTCTCCTTGGGCCAAATGTCTCTCCCCTCCCTTCCTCACATTTCATTTCATGTACTTCTTGTAAATTCACATCTCACTATGCAATAAGTTTTGTTGACAAACA encodes the following:
- the LOC126611394 gene encoding LOW QUALITY PROTEIN: galactomannan galactosyltransferase 1-like (The sequence of the model RefSeq protein was modified relative to this genomic sequence to represent the inferred CDS: deleted 2 bases in 2 codons) is translated as MHSTLPPLSNPSAKHIQRTRIEAVETLHRWTQNDTVNNPALSHFPFPMLSPELPQMSKPYARARPSSWVADGLLFFGGAFIALLLLLTLWTFVTPSSIPNFNRTVAPPPTAAEPDQCADDADLRRDPRNRTFYDDREVRYTLGQPVRDWDEKRRQWLLHHPSLASGAGERILMVTGSQPSACKNPIGDHLLLRFFKNKVDYCRIHGHEIFYNNALLHPRMGNYWAKLPVIRAAMVAHPEAEWIWWVDSDALFTDMEFKLPLDRYKNHNLIVHGWTHLVMETHSWTGLNAGVFLIRNSQWAMDFLEVWASMGPQTPEYEKWGETLRSTFKDKAFPESDDQTGLAYLIYREKEKWGDKIYLESEYYFEGYWAEIVGTLDKIEARYDEIERGEEDNAVRLRRRHAEKVSEQYGAYREEYLREAGYGKGSWRRPFVTHFTGCQPCSGMHNEMYSGESCWDGMRKALNFADNQVLRKYGYVHPSAGESAATPVPFDYPAEF
- the LOC126610880 gene encoding glycosyltransferase 6-like; protein product: MAKPTHQSRPCTDGFSFLAGLFIALFSVWFFWCFIAMYHHKPNFGFLPFPIPGSGYATHDPNPQPDPIDTTFYDDPELSYFIESPVRNWDQKRRVWLDLHPSLASGSRNQVLLVTGSQPSKCKNPIGDHLLLRLFKNKVDYCRLHGHEIFYNNAHLHPKMDSYWAKLPVIRAAMLAHPEAEWIWWIDSDAVFTDMEFRVPLGRYENHNLVVHGWPNMVYGDKDNKSWTGLNAGVLLIRNCQWSMDLIDEWASIGPQTSDFENWGRILTSVFKDKPFPLPDDQSALIYLLFTDEERWGKKTYLEWEYYLEAYWIGVVGKYDNFTESYAETERNDSGLRRKHAEKVNEWYGAKKETYLKGRVRRPFVTHFTGCQPCSGEHNPQYTGDSCWDEMNRALNFADNQVLRNYGFVHLDLSSSTVSVML